The Setaria italica strain Yugu1 chromosome IX, Setaria_italica_v2.0, whole genome shotgun sequence genome has a window encoding:
- the LOC101779858 gene encoding diacylglycerol kinase 1, with protein MSKIQGYALFGPSVVRMAWLQDRFQMHKLHWNSRSPIPSEFWIAVTAYFTVGLVGLWTFWYFFSLWRRKISLSWMKIIARSKRKNFERNHKVPTSEHVWNTESLIRAKGLKCCVCLESISPAQPLGQMMTSENMVHRCDVCGVAAHIICSPNSQKDCKCVSMFGSKHVIHQWTVLWTDVADQSEEGQYCCYCEELCSESFLGGPPIYCCMWCQRSVHIDCQSAMAAETGDICDLGPYKRLILSPLFVRTISKPGGILSSITQGANEFASTVRVHLGSRGKKVKHHKRLPSDSVQGDSNDDSSSDTTLNSNQRAKESKATGGSVQRSAENEHYSSEHYSSESDGRELISEPIRLNDETGGVKLKYALSDLPADARPLLVFINKRSGAQRGDSLKHKLHFLLNPVQVFELSSSQGPETGLILFRKVPHFRILVCGGDGTVGWVLDAIDKQNYESPPPVAILPAGTGNDLSRVLSWGGGLGAVEKQGGLRTVLHDIEHAAVTILDRWKVTFEDKKSNNVLLVKYMNNYLGIGCDAKVALDIHNLREENPEKFYSQFLNKVLYAREGAKSIIDKAFVDLPWQVRLEVDGTEIDIPEDSEGVLVTNIPSYMGGVDLWQNEDEEPENFDPQSIHDKMLEVVSITGTWHLGTLQVGLSRARRIAQGQSIKMQMFAPFPVQVDGEPWVQQPCTLKISHHGQAFMLRAAIEEPLGHAAAIITDVLEHAESSHVINASQKRALLQEMALRLA; from the exons ATGTCCAAGATTCAAGGTTATGCATTGTTTGGACCATCTGTTGTGAGAATGGCCTGGTTGCAAGACCGATTCCAAATGCATAAGCTCCACTGGAACAGCAGATCCCCTATTCCATCAGAGTTCTGGATAGCAGTTACAGCTTACTTCACGGTTGGTTTAGTTGGTCTTTGGACATTTTGGTACTTCTTTTCACTGTGGCGGCGCAAAATCAGTTTAAGCTGGATGAAAATAATTGCCAGATCAAAGAGAAAGAATTTTGAAAGAAACCACAAGGTTCCTACTTCTGAACATGTTTGGAATACAGAATCTTTGATTCGTGCAAAAGGGCTGAAGTGCTGTGTATGCTTGGAATCTATTTCACCAGCTCAGCCCCTTGGGCAAATGATGACTTCGGAAAATATGGTTCACCGTTGTGATGTTTGTGGTGTAGCTGCACACATAATATGCTCTCCAAATTCTCAGAAAGACTGCAAATGTGTCTCAATGTTTGGGTCCAAACATGTGATCCATCAATGGACTGTACTCTGGACAGATGTAGCTGATCAATCCGAAGAAGGCCAGTATTGTTGTTACTGTGAGGAGCTATGCAGTGAATCTTTTCTTGGAGGTCCTCCCATATATTGCTGCATGTGGTGCCAACGATCGGTCCATATTGATTGCCAGTCAGCCATGGCTGCTGAAACAGGTGACATTTGTGACCTCGGTCCATACAAACGCCTTATTCTTTCACCACTTTTTGTCCGTACCATTAGCAAACCTGGTGGCATCTTAAGTTCTATAACTCAGGGAGCAAATGAGTTTGCATCCACTGTGCGGGTACATCTTGGGAGTCGAGGTAAAAAGGTGAAGCATCACAAGAGATTGCCATCTGACTCCGTACAAGGCGACAGTAACGATGACTCATCAAGTGACACCACACTGAACTCTAACCAGAGGGCTAAGGAATCAAAAGCAACTGGGGGAAGTGTTCAAAGGAGTGCTGAGAATGAGCATTACAGCAGTGAGCATTACAGCAGTGAGAGTGATGGTAGGGAACTCATATCAGAGCCCATAAGACTCAATGATGAGACTGGTGGAGTTAAACTTAAGTACGCATTGTCTGACTTGCCTGCTGATGCCAGGCCTCTTTTAGTTTTTATCAACAAGAGAAGTGGGGCTCAGCGTGGAGATTCGCTCAAGCACAAGCTACATTTCCTTTTGAATCCAGTGCag GTTTTTGAATTGAGTTCTTCACAAGGGCCAGAAACAGGATTAATTTTGTTCAGAAAGGTACCACATTTCAGAATACTTGTGTGTGGTGGCGATGGTACTGTTGGTTGGGTTCTTGACGCGATAGATAAGCAAAATTATGAATCACCTCCACCTGTTGCAATTCTTCCAGCTGGCACTGGCAATGATCTTTCAAGAGTTTTATCATGGGGAGGTGGCCTAGGTGCTGTTGAGAAGCAAGGTGGTCTCCGCACAGTCTTACATGACATAGAGCATGCAGCAGTCACTATCCTGGATAGATGGAAGGTGACATTTGAAGATAAGAAATCAAATAATGTACTTCTAGTGAAGTACATGAACAACTATCTTG GTATTGGTTGTGACGCTAAGGTTGCACTTGACATTCATAATCTCCGTGAAGAGAATCCTGAAAAGTTTTACAGTCAG TTCTTAAATAAGGTGCTATATGCGAGGGAAGGCGCCAAGAGCATCATCGATAAGGCATTTGTGGACTTACCATGGCAAGTTCGATTAGAAGTTGATGGCACCGAGATTGATATACCAGAG GACTCAGAAGGCGTGCTTGTCACAAACATCCCAAGCTACATGGGAGGTGTTGACCTGTGGCAAAATGAGGATGAGGAGCCTGAAAACTTTGATCCGCAGTCAATCCATGACAAGATGCTCGAAGTGGTTAGCATTACCGGAACTTGGCATCTGGGAACACTCCAG GTTGGACTTTCTCGGGCACGGAGGATCGCGCAAGGCCAGTCGATCAAGATGCAGATGTTTGCTCCCTTCCCTGTTCAAGTGGATGGTGAACCCTGGGTCCAGCAGCCCTGCACGCTCAAGATATCCCATCACGGACAG GCTTTCATGTTGAGGGCGGCGATCGAAGAGCCTCTTGGTCACGCTGCTGCGATCATCACGGACGTGCTTGAGCATGCTGAATCCAGCCACGTAATCAATGCTTCCCAGAAGAGAGCCCTCCTCCAAGAAATGGCTCTAAGGCTGGCATGA